Within Vespa velutina chromosome 8, iVesVel2.1, whole genome shotgun sequence, the genomic segment taattttaaatctattGTTTCGATGATGTgatagatttttttcctttgttaatttgatttgattttttttcttttttttttctttctttctttttctttttttttttttttttttttttttttttaattattcgacattatttaacattaaagtcatatttaaaatgacgaaagtttatttttctttcaaaatatttcttatagttTGCAATGTGTTTATccttgtttataaaaattattattttcagcgCCAACACCTGCTACAagtcaaaatatattaagtacACCTTGTAAGGATATACGAATTAATGGAACTGAACCTGGCGCAGGAAAATGGTTTTATTCAAGGGGCAAAGGTTCTTGTACTCATGttgatataaatcattttagtTTGGACAGCCATCATCAAGCACATCAAGTGGTCTATACATTTCAggtaagaattttattattattttaatgggATAACAAATTCTAAGAATTTAAaacttaaatatttgtttgaatTATATTGTAGATGCCTTCTCCACGTAGTAGCTTGCAATTGGATTATTCTAGATGGCAACAAAATCTTATAGGAGTCTTACAGGTGGATATTGTATATCACAGTCAAATTCAAATCGGTaagttaattttatatatatatatatatatgtacgtatgtacctaatactttctaataatttcttttttacatatgaTAGCACCTAGAACTAAAATAACTCTGGATTCAAGACTTGCTTATAGGAACAAAGAAGATCCAGATGGTGCATGGAAGCCATACGCTTCTTCTATAATAGAAAGGATCTTGGATTGTAGCATCGATGATGTAAACaattaatctcttttttttttcttttttttttttgtttaaataagtCAACCATTTATGATTTATCCATTAACATTGTTTTATTTGCAGGCAATGGAACAATATAACTATAATTGCAATGTTGTACCTTTGTTTGAATTAGGATCATTGtttcatgattattatttgttgaATATTCGTATTCCTGCTGATACTGATAGGAACATTAATCAAGGTTTAGGACATATAACAGATCTGTGGCTTACTGTAAGCAATGcatcatatataattacactttatcttataatatatttctaaatatcatatatagtGTTAGCTTCATTTCAGGCCATTAATCAAAATGGTGGATTTACAAAAGTATGGGTAAGCCTTAAAACTGTTTTTTTCCCGATTGTAGTCAGTGTTTTGATATGGTACTGGAGAAGAGTTCATATGTTATCAAGATCACCTGCCCTTTTGGAATATATGCTCTTGGCTTTAGGAATGgcattaacatttttaaattgtatgtAATTGCTCatacaaatatgtaattatatttatataaaattaataagtataagataatatattaattattacagtgCCTGTGGAATATTTAACTCTTGCATATGATATGCCATTCATGCTTCTTTTGGGCGATATCAGGCAAGGAATATTTTATGCAAcgcttttatctttttggCTTGTCTTTGCCGGGGAACATCTTATGGTaacaatcattttcttttgtatacacataattatgactttgttttctcttatctATATTCCCAAAAtatgcatttattataattatttttttgttttgtttttatgcgATACTACATTATACTACATCAGATTCAGGTgcgtttgaaatattattattcataattgtattgaaaattataatttaatttttctttttttcttttttttttctttttttttctcttaaatattatgaaactTGTTTAGGAGGGTGAccaaagaaattctttaaaatgttATTGGCGTCATTTATCTGCTGTGGGTATAGGATGCTTGTCATTGTTTATCTTTGATATGTGTGAACGTGGAGTACAATTAAGAAATCCATTCTATTCAATATGGGTCACAGATCTTGGTACTAAAATGGCAGTATCCTTTCACTCTCAAAACTAAAtggttttattataattcattttaaatatttattccttatataataaataatagttatcttttataattttggcTGGAATATCAGCTggtgtatatttaatatttttaacttatatGATATGGAAAGTCTTTATGAATATAAGTGCAAAAAGAGCTACTTTACCAGTTATGAGTTCGGCACGTCGTTTACATTACGAAGGTGTGATATATCGTTTCAAGTTCTTAATGATTGCTACATTATTATGTGCTTCATTAACAGTTATCGGATTTATTCTTGGTCAGGTAACTGATtctttatagaatatttttacatatagatatatattgtgcatatatttttaaagttacTAATCTTATGGTTATTATGAAAACAAgcaattgtatatttttgaaataggTTGCAGAAGGACAATGGAAATGGGATGAGGAAATAGAATTACAAATGACATCTGCCTTTTTCACTGGAGTTTATGGCATGTGGAATATTTATACTATTGCATTATTATGTTTGTATGCACCATCTCATAAACAGTGGCCGATCGAACCATCTggtaaatatatgttattattttattttatcaaaatttatttatcatcagcaaatattttttttcataaaactaTGTTATGTTAAAATCATGAATTCCAGAACACAGTATTAGCGAAGAAATTGAGTTCTCGCGGCTTCCTACTGATCCCAATGAGATGTTGTCACTCACAGCATTTGCCCGAAAAGCAGCTGTGGAATAAACATCTTAAGTACTTTTATTTGTTACAAGTAGAACAGATCTATAGATTTTTCAGTATTCACAGGATAATAACGGACACGACTGATAATACTTTAaccataaattttatatgccAAAACTATTTATTGTTCCAAATATTTGGGATTTTTAGTCTACCTTTACGAAGTTTAAGTTACAATATCgcgtatataattatagtgtgatatataattagtatatattcaattgctcaatgaattatttaaaaatgtcaaaaagcacaaattttttcttccaataAGTTGACAGAAACAGGGTGAAAATGAAGTTGTATAACTAATATTATAGATCTTTATAGGACTTAtacaattttcataaaaaaatttttattattgtagttaATATGATTGAGAGAAAATTTTCCAGATTCTATATATtatcggataaaaaaaaaaaaaaagaaaaaaagaaaaaacgaacagTATACGaggatcattttaatttatatacaaattatttcattattcataTCAATTTCTTGAAGTATTAGATTGACTTAATTAGAAATCAgtatgtattttcttatttatttattgttttgcATTATATGTGCaattatagaattataaatggtattagtattttttaattttcaatgactTTTTTAATAggcaatatataaaaatagaccGTGTAATTTATTTGGTTGTATTCTAGGAATTTCATTTATTGAGGAAAAAATCTGTTTCGTCTTATTATAGTACATATCATTATCAGacaattatctatatttaatcTTTACAATCGTGCATTTAatcatacaattatatattatataatatacaaaattagaattgaaattataatcacGAAATATAACAGCAGCTTTttcataatacataatatgtcacatttttattaatacaatttgcACACTTTATAACGTAGTTTGCACGTTGGATCAAGTACTTAAGGGAAAAGATATCAGTATAAAATTTCATGCTAAGTCaatttaatctaataattaaattctccATCACACATCTTGTCATtacataatattcataaaatcgTTTGTATGTATACTAAGTAGTTTgcatataaaaattagaaattatttaattgtatgaGGAGAAACATTATTGCAGGTCAAGTATTCAGGATATTATTCGAAGTGCAATATTTGCTTCTTATGTTTAAAATGAGTTGCTTAATATTAActagaatattatatagaatactTGTAGacaagatagaaatatatatatatatatatatggaaaaaaaaaaaagaaaaaagaaaaaactttgaaGTTAACGATTTAGtaagatatttaatacatttatataatttaaacataGAAAGATCATTACATCATTCGATACGATTTTGactgattttatataattaataatataatgtaacgCAGGTAGtgaaaaaatacgatatatttcttctggaaataaaatgaattaacatTAACATGTTAAGAAATTATGTATTGTATTTTACCATAGAAAtgcaattatttatgtatcagGTAACACTGTATTCTCTAATGTAAtgtgaaattttttctaacatctacatgcatatataaaaattttctaattcagtaaattttatactttttttaaataaataattacatctGTTGTGTAATCATGTTTTCAATCTTTCGATACTATTTGTAcgttaataaaacaaaaatcataaaattttgatttcaGTTTGGATCGTTCAACCATTTTGGAACATTCGACAAGCTAAGCGAGACTCTAATCTATCTTCatgttatacataatattgttattttgtttatcgtttttctaaaCGTTGATACATATTTAAGTTAACCTCGCTAATATAACGTAACATAATGTAATGCACGATGGATTTTACATTAGTTATTGAAATTGGCGTTTATTTGGCAATATTGTTGCTTACAAAATCTTcaatcgattgatttttttcacgCTATGAAACATAATGCATTCTACGACATTCAATTgagatcaaatataaataaatcgtcttcaatctgaaaagaaaatacacggAAACGTGTTTTTTTCCACCATATCGTGCTGAAATCAATTTCTCCACTATTTTTGGTAAGTCATTGAacgttttaaattaaaaatatatattacatttgcATAACGTTgcattattcattatttattaaaagtacgGATCGGTATTTAGTCAGACCGATATCATACCTAAAATGTTCGAttcttattgtaaaaaaaatgaaacgtctTTTCgtgtataaaatgaaaagaaatatcgtataaaaatatcgttaagTAGAatggataaaattatttgtcaGTAAAATTAAGGTGTAAAAAATTTCGAGAATCTAATCAACATCGATATAACATAGCACTGAAAAGCTTGAAAAACCCGCCTCTGTTGAAACAAGATGGCGACTAGAACGGTTCGAGCGCCATCTCACGAGAATTAGTTGAAATACGTATAGGTCGTGgcagagcgagagagaaagagagagagcgagagagagtgGAATGACGTGTGGAGGGGGGGTAAGAAGGAGAGTCCAGTACGTCGAGGAGAGAGCAGTATCGCAGATGCAGTGAAGTCGTCCGTAGGTTGACAGGTTGTGCGTGGTGGGTGTGAaggagtgtgagagagagagagagagagagagagagagagagagaggagagagaaagagaaagaaaaagaggggagaaagagacagacagagtgAGAAGAACAAGCCGGTGGTGTAGCGAGAGAGGCGGAGGGCAAACGAGTGAGcgcgagagaaataaaaaaaaagaaaaaaaagagaatagaggaAAGGGATATCGTTTTGTTGTCGTGCGTTGAAGGAGACGCATTCGTGCGACTTGAAGTCATGTTTTGCTCGTGCTTCGTAGCCGAGAACGAAATGATTCTTTGAAGCTTACAGAGAAGTCCTCTCTCGAACGGTTTAGGAGTGTGCGAGGAACAAAGGGAAGATATACGATACGTTGAGTAATTTcggtctatctatctatctatctatcggtcggtcggtcggtcggtcgtaCGATCGGTCGGACGGacgtacgaacgaacaaacgaacgaacgacggacggacggacagacGGACAGACGGATGGATGGACGGACGGACGATCGGACGTTAGTTCGTTCGGTTTGACGTTCGGAGGATCAGTCTATTTTGTTAAAGTCGCGTTGCGTCGTTTACTTTAATCCACCGTCAAgggtattatattttctcatcTAAGAGAAGATAATAGCCGCCAGCAGGTTTGGCGAGGTAGTCAGTTTTAcgacgacgtcgtcgtcgtcgtctggCAGGCAACAGTGTATCTATCTCTCGCGTCGTTGTGTTTATTCGAGCGTTTCTCTATCGCGTTGGCAGATCGGCGATAGTAAAAACGAAAGCCAAAACGGCGACGTCAACggcgacgaagacgacgacgacaaagacgacgacgatcacGGCGACGACAAAGACGATCACGGGGACGACaaagacaacgacgacaaagaCGTCGACGTCGTACGGTGATTATTGGGTGCGCgtgtctttgtttttctttctcggtgCTCGATATTCAGAAGCGTTGTTGGTGCGACGGACAGAGTGCGGCGCGTTACCGTGAAAAGGaggagacgacgacgacgacgacgacaaggaggttgtggaggaggaagaaggaggaggaggaggaggaggaggaggagaagaagaagaagaaaagaagaagaggagtcGGTTGCGGCgttggaggaagaagaagaggaggaggaggaggaggagtcggtggtggtggtggcggtggtggaggaggaggaggaggaggaggagcgtTTACCCGTGAGTTCACGAAGCCGTGGTGCGCGCTGGATACGTAGCGGACTCTCGTGGAGGACCTTCGTGCGTGGAGCTACGATCGGGTGGCACAGCTGATCCAAGGACTCGGGTACGAAGGGCTCTTACTTGCCAATAACAGCCGACAAATATGTCGTCCCCCAGCGCTGGAAAACGACGTATGGACACGGACGTTATCAAACTGTATCCTTGAAACTTTTTTCTAACATCTCTCCCCTCcaattttctatctatctatctttatatatatatatatatgtatttatctatctgtctttctctctctttctctatctatctatctatctatctcattatctatttttcttttctatcaaaactaatgctttctttctctatttttctatatttctcatCATCTAGTCGTTTTTTACCGTCTCTCAGCAACCCCTTGCGACGAcgctttccttttctctctatctctatctctatctctatctctatctctatctctctctctctctctctctctctctcttagtttTTCTATCACACACGTGTTCGCAATGGAATATAAAAGTGACTTGTacattagaattttctttgtaaGAAGTGTACAGGGAGGTTCAGTGTGAATGAGTGTGCATGAGcgcgcgtatgtatgtatatgtgtgtgtgtgtgtgtgtgtgtatgtgcgtatgtatgcacttatatgtatgtaggtatgtgtGCGTGCATAAGTCGTGTGTCAGTCCGTTTGTTTATCGGGGCCATACACAATCGACCATGCCTCCTGCTGTTGCTATTGCTGCGCTGTtgtgttgctgctgctgctattactatattactacgctactactactactactattactattactatctctactactactactactactattactattattactactatctctagtactactactactactactattactaccagTACTACTATTACAATTACTACATTTCTACTatactgctactactgctactactaccgtattgctactactactactactactactacacaaCACTAGTTTGTCGTAACGATAGCGCGTTGAGGGGAAACGACGGTGATTTTGGTGGGGGATGTGCGGTAAAGGCTTCACTGGATGGTGGGGGGTTAGGCGGTCGAGGGTTAAGGGGAGGAACATGGAGAGGTAGGGGGCGGAGGAGGACACAGGAGATTTACACGGCAACGTGCACACAATGGTTGCATGGGGCTCACAACGGCGATGTACGATGCCTTCAACGagacgagcgaacgagcgaacgagcgagcgagagagagagagagagagagagagagagagagaaaagagtatgAGGGacgtttcaatttttctcgaaACAGACGAAAAGCATCCGACGAATGGAGTTGACGGACGTACGGATACACAGCTGTTTTTAACCAGCTGATCGTACACGTCTCCGCTAACAACTTCTCGCGATATATTAAGAGTCTCTATTCTCGTTTAAGAAATACATGCATGGAAAATACATGCATACGCGCTTGCATCTTCTTCTTAGTACGGAGTGGAAGGGGCGAAAGAAGGAACGTTGGggtggaagaggaagaggggtGGGCGGGCAAGCGGGCGGGTATTCGATAAgctgaaagagatagataaagaaagagaaagacagagatatacgcacatacatacatacaaaatatGTAGTCAGCTTTtgtgttttcctttttctcgatattatcttaaatcttaatcttttttatcctttaactttttcaacgaatcctttttctctttaccacCGATCatcctccattttttttttctctctctctttcaaatatatctatctcttttaaaagtctttaattgaattttattttagctACATACCTATTacacatataatttattcgacaagctttttagagagagagagagagagagagagagagagagagagagaggagtgtgTGTAGGGgaggtaaaaaatattatattatatataaatacaaatcgtTTACGGTAGAAATATTCAATCAAAATTTTCGCTAGATGGTTTAACGAGGGTACAATATCAAAGGGGTTACCGAGTTGAATGATCGTTTTCTACGAGCGCGCGTGTAAGAatgaagtgagaaagagacagatggTCACGGTGGGGGTGGATAAAGGTGGGATGGAGTTGTGCGTGGTGAGGGGTGAGAGATGAGGGATAACGCACGCCGACCGCGCGAAGGAACGTAAGGAGTGCAAGCAATGGGATAGACATCGCAATCGCGTTCGTTTCGGCCTCGATTCTTTAAGCGAATAGACGTGCGGGATCGACGAGAACGTAACGAGACGAGACTCTTCGCAGTtgaacgtaaaaataaaacggaCGACTATAGAACGACCAACGCCGTTGGAAGAAGCTTTACTCTGACGCAAATCAGGACGCGGAATCAATGCTTTTTCGCAAAAGTTAGtcacatatattttatccgttttctttctttatctctctacctctatctctatctctatgtttccttttttttttttttttttttatctttatcattatctctttgtatttctttgtacgaatcgagaagaaaaaaatgtatcctCTCCGATGGATGATTGTcggtaaaaggagaaaatacgAGGGAGCGatttaaaagttttcaaaTTTCCCGCGTTTCGATACTTTCAATGATGGCACCTCGCGTCTACTTCTCTCAATTGATAAAGACGCACGACGCAAGGCTTCTCGCCTACGTGCGTTAACACGCGAGCACATACCTaagtatatttgtatgtatgtatttatatacatatgcatgtagtCTTTCTTATATACAGTAATAGTCCTCGAGCTatacgaaaatttatttccccGTTTGACGTAACTCCTTACATTGTCGTCACTTTAAGTACTCAACTCGGCTTAATAGTTCAATACGAATCGATAATTTCGCCCGATTcgtagtttatttttttttttttttttacaacctCCATTTTAAAATGACATTTACAAGACGAACGTATCTCTACTTTCGTCTAACTTACGAAGTATAAAAATCTATACGTAGttaactataaaaaaagaaagttatttgCTATAAACGTACGCTATATGgatattttagaaattcatggcaaacgattttttttttgatagttttttttttttttccttttttttttcaatgatacaACTTTTAATCCCacaacttttcttctttttatctctcttctttttcttct encodes:
- the LOC124951275 gene encoding protein wntless isoform X2, giving the protein MQGTIIENLSGKKLSVLVILLIVAQIVCFLIGGLIAPTPATSQNILSTPCKDIRINGTEPGAGKWFYSRGKGSCTHVDINHFSLDSHHQAHQVVYTFQMPSPRSSLQLDYSRWQQNLIGVLQVDIVYHSQIQIAPRTKITLDSRLAYRNKEDPDGAWKPYASSIIERILDCSIDDAMEQYNYNCNVVPLFELGSLFHDYYLLNIRIPADTDRNINQGLGHITDLWLTAINQNGGFTKVWVSLKTVFFPIVVSVLIWYWRRVHMLSRSPALLEYMLLALGMALTFLNLPVEYLTLAYDMPFMLLLGDIRQGIFYATLLSFWLVFAGEHLMIQEGDQRNSLKCYWRHLSAVGIGCLSLFIFDMCERGVQLRNPFYSIWVTDLGTKMALSFIILAGISAGVYLIFLTYMIWKVFMNISAKRATLPVMSSARRLHYEGVIYRFKFLMIATLLCASLTVIGFILGQVAEGQWKWDEEIELQMTSAFFTGVYGMWNIYTIALLCLYAPSHKQWPIEPSVWIVQPFWNIRQAKRDSNLSSCYT
- the LOC124951275 gene encoding protein wntless isoform X1; protein product: MQGTIIENLSGKKLSVLVILLIVAQIVCFLIGGLIAPTPATSQNILSTPCKDIRINGTEPGAGKWFYSRGKGSCTHVDINHFSLDSHHQAHQVVYTFQMPSPRSSLQLDYSRWQQNLIGVLQVDIVYHSQIQIAPRTKITLDSRLAYRNKEDPDGAWKPYASSIIERILDCSIDDAMEQYNYNCNVVPLFELGSLFHDYYLLNIRIPADTDRNINQGLGHITDLWLTAINQNGGFTKVWVSLKTVFFPIVVSVLIWYWRRVHMLSRSPALLEYMLLALGMALTFLNLPVEYLTLAYDMPFMLLLGDIRQGIFYATLLSFWLVFAGEHLMIQEGDQRNSLKCYWRHLSAVGIGCLSLFIFDMCERGVQLRNPFYSIWVTDLGTKMALSFIILAGISAGVYLIFLTYMIWKVFMNISAKRATLPVMSSARRLHYEGVIYRFKFLMIATLLCASLTVIGFILGQVAEGQWKWDEEIELQMTSAFFTGVYGMWNIYTIALLCLYAPSHKQWPIEPSEHSISEEIEFSRLPTDPNEMLSLTAFARKAAVE